A stretch of the Arthrobacter stackebrandtii genome encodes the following:
- a CDS encoding MOSC domain-containing protein, with product MTELTSPDGTLLAICRVHQLITTKTGFGVTGIDKRPAEGQVKFKRFGVFGDAVGDTEHHGGPDQAVYAYSQEDADYWSAELGRPIPAGLFGENLRTQGIATTEAVIGTRWRIGKVLLEVTSPRVPCATFAERMGEPQWVKRFTQAGLVGCYLRVLEHGKAQTGDAIVVDHVPAHGITVGKFFSNPTIEDVRALQALEASGELVLSRHFHSRFPKILAGSVST from the coding sequence ATGACTGAACTGACGTCTCCGGACGGCACCCTCCTTGCCATCTGCCGGGTCCACCAGCTGATCACCACCAAAACGGGCTTCGGCGTGACCGGCATCGACAAGCGCCCGGCCGAGGGGCAGGTGAAGTTCAAGCGCTTTGGCGTGTTTGGCGACGCCGTGGGCGACACCGAACACCACGGTGGCCCGGACCAGGCCGTCTACGCCTACTCGCAGGAGGACGCAGACTATTGGAGCGCCGAGCTGGGCCGGCCCATCCCGGCGGGGCTATTTGGCGAGAACCTGCGCACGCAGGGCATCGCCACCACGGAGGCCGTGATCGGCACGCGGTGGAGGATCGGCAAGGTGTTGCTGGAAGTCACCTCACCGCGCGTCCCGTGCGCCACCTTTGCCGAGCGCATGGGCGAACCGCAGTGGGTCAAGCGGTTCACGCAGGCAGGCCTTGTGGGCTGCTATCTGCGGGTCCTGGAACACGGAAAGGCGCAGACAGGGGACGCCATCGTGGTGGACCACGTCCCGGCCCATGGCATCACGGTCGGAAAGTTCTTCAGCAACCCCACCATCGAAGACGTCCGGGCTTTGCAGGCACTTGAAGCGTCTGGTGAGCTCGTGCTGTCCCGGCATTTCCACTCCCGCTTCCCCAAGATCCTGGCCGGCAGCGTCAGCACCTAG
- a CDS encoding NAD(P)H-binding protein: MKKVVIIGGHGKVALLLAPLLKDAGWEVTSVIRNAAHINDVAAAGATPVLHDVVSSSHEELTGLLAGHDAVVWSAGAGGGDPERTYAVDRDAAIASMDAAVAADVQRYVMVSYLGAGPEHGVPPENSFYAYAEAKAAADAHLRRTSLAWTILGPGALTLDEPSGMVNTTPAADRAPGASGNTSRANVALVAAAVLDRPDTILRTIEFSDGQVPIAQALAP; the protein is encoded by the coding sequence ATGAAGAAGGTTGTCATCATCGGCGGGCACGGAAAGGTGGCCCTGCTGCTGGCGCCGCTGCTCAAGGACGCCGGCTGGGAGGTCACCTCGGTGATCCGCAACGCCGCCCACATCAACGATGTTGCGGCCGCGGGTGCCACGCCTGTGCTGCACGACGTCGTTTCCTCCTCCCATGAGGAACTCACCGGGCTGCTGGCCGGCCATGACGCGGTGGTCTGGTCGGCGGGTGCCGGGGGAGGGGACCCGGAGCGCACCTACGCCGTGGACCGGGACGCAGCGATCGCCTCCATGGATGCAGCCGTTGCCGCAGATGTCCAGCGCTACGTCATGGTCTCCTACCTCGGAGCAGGCCCGGAGCACGGAGTGCCGCCGGAGAACAGCTTCTACGCCTACGCCGAGGCCAAGGCGGCGGCAGATGCGCACCTTCGCCGCACGTCCCTGGCCTGGACCATCCTGGGCCCGGGTGCGCTCACCCTGGATGAACCCAGCGGCATGGTCAACACCACCCCGGCTGCCGACAGGGCGCCGGGGGCCTCCGGCAACACCTCCCGCGCCAACGTGGCACTCGTGGCGGCCGCCGTCCTGGACCGGCCGGACACAATCTTGCGCACCATCGAATTCAGTGACGGCCAAGTCCCCATAGCGCAGGCCCTCGCCCCGTAA
- a CDS encoding Na+/H+ antiporter has translation MEQLILIIGLLFATVVAVGLGDRLKLPYPVLMLIMAGALTFIPGFPDLRIEPELILPIFLPPLLFATAQKSSWAVFRIRWRTILLLAVALVVVSTAAVAGIAWLLIPSIGIPAAIALGAMCAPPDPVAVESIAGRVHMPRRLTTVLQSEGLFNDAAAIVIFQAAVASAMDGQPFGLGVVGKFLLGAAIAIVVGMLFGWLTRVITKLISSSVARSAVTLVVPFAAYILAEEVHASGVIAVVVTALEIKRHARAEDATERITRAAFWDVVELLVTGLAFGLVGLEVREVIKVEGSAIWGMLPMAIAISVLVIAVRFLWFGMLALLSRKNDGDLPPTGLKDVVILTWCGMRGLATLALALALPVMLPTGEAFPGRHEIIVAACAVLLTTLVLPGLTLPWLMRVLKATDDGAEEREAAKVLALRAQEAAVAALRDHELIRSLPPEKIALVKEKMKRLHAELLDGSLKDEGMEERRRRGRELAITVQTIALDAARTEVLNARNEADADPEVVDRVLRQLDLRTMITPES, from the coding sequence GTGGAACAGCTCATATTGATCATCGGACTTCTCTTCGCGACAGTGGTTGCCGTGGGCCTGGGCGACAGGCTCAAACTGCCCTACCCGGTGCTCATGCTGATCATGGCCGGGGCCCTGACATTCATCCCCGGCTTTCCGGACCTGCGGATCGAACCCGAGCTGATCCTGCCCATCTTCCTGCCCCCGCTGCTCTTTGCGACGGCGCAGAAAAGTTCCTGGGCTGTCTTCCGGATCCGCTGGCGAACCATCCTGCTGCTGGCCGTGGCCCTGGTCGTGGTTTCGACGGCGGCCGTGGCCGGAATCGCGTGGCTGCTCATCCCCAGCATCGGCATCCCGGCCGCCATCGCCCTCGGAGCCATGTGCGCCCCGCCTGACCCGGTGGCGGTGGAATCCATCGCGGGCCGTGTCCACATGCCGCGCAGGCTGACCACGGTGCTGCAAAGCGAGGGCCTGTTCAACGACGCCGCCGCCATCGTCATCTTCCAGGCGGCCGTGGCCAGCGCCATGGACGGGCAGCCGTTCGGGCTGGGCGTCGTGGGGAAGTTCCTGCTCGGTGCGGCCATTGCCATCGTGGTCGGCATGCTCTTTGGTTGGCTGACGCGGGTCATCACCAAGCTCATCAGCTCTTCGGTGGCCCGCAGCGCGGTGACCCTGGTGGTCCCCTTCGCGGCCTACATCCTGGCTGAGGAGGTGCACGCCTCGGGTGTCATCGCAGTCGTCGTCACCGCCCTGGAAATCAAGCGCCACGCCCGCGCCGAGGACGCCACCGAGCGCATCACCCGCGCCGCCTTCTGGGATGTGGTTGAACTGCTGGTGACGGGGCTGGCCTTCGGCCTGGTGGGCTTGGAAGTCCGCGAGGTAATCAAGGTTGAGGGCTCCGCGATCTGGGGCATGCTGCCCATGGCGATCGCCATCAGCGTGCTGGTCATCGCGGTCCGCTTCCTGTGGTTCGGCATGCTGGCCCTGCTGTCCCGGAAGAACGACGGCGACCTCCCGCCCACCGGCCTCAAGGACGTCGTGATCCTCACCTGGTGCGGCATGCGCGGGCTGGCCACCTTGGCACTGGCCCTCGCGCTCCCAGTGATGCTGCCCACCGGCGAGGCGTTCCCCGGCCGGCATGAGATCATCGTCGCGGCCTGCGCCGTGCTGCTGACCACGCTGGTGCTGCCGGGCCTGACCTTGCCGTGGCTGATGCGCGTGCTGAAGGCAACGGACGACGGAGCCGAGGAACGTGAGGCTGCCAAGGTCCTGGCCCTGCGCGCCCAGGAAGCAGCCGTGGCCGCCTTGCGCGACCACGAGCTGATCCGGAGCCTGCCGCCCGAGAAGATTGCCTTGGTCAAGGAGAAGATGAAGCGCCTGCATGCGGAACTGCTGGACGGCAGCCTGAAGGATGAAGGCATGGAGGAGCGCCGGCGCCGTGGCCGGGAACTGGCCATCACGGTCCAGACCATTGCGCTGGACGCGGCCCGCACGGAGGTGCTGAACGCCCGCAATGAAGCCGACGCCGACCCCGAGGTTGTGGACAGGGTGCTGCGTCAATTGGACCTGCGAACCATGATCACCCCGGAAAGCTAG
- a CDS encoding DUF4118 domain-containing protein yields the protein MARGILRIFLGAAPGVGKTYSMLEEGHAQAAAGVDVVAGIVLDHGREATRAQLDGLETIPARALSYRGADFEELDVAALLARKPALALVDEYAHSNIPGAGNAKRWQDVEELLDAGIDVYSTVNVQHLASLGDVVEAITGVRQQETIPDEVVRRAEQIELVDIPPELLRQRMSAGNVYSADKVDAALANYFRLGNLTALRELALLWLADRVEEGVAAYRASHGIAENWPTRERVVVGLSGGAEGEVLLRRAARILSRVSGGELLAVHVPRADGVAGDTPSALEGQRQLVTDLGGSYHSVGGDDPAEALLDFAGNAGATQIVIGSSRRKPRLGFLMGPGVGTRVVRGAGDMDVHMVPHPHSAAGAAVRSRGELNKKRVAAGFVLAVLLPVLVQWGTGPLNLQTTMVIQLAAAIATALVGGLWPAVLAAVWGTLLLNYFSAPPVGTLTINDPENLLALLVFLVAAVAVALAVDQSAKRSREAVQAGAEAATLSELARGILASQDTVQVFLEQLREHFGMRAVVLFAQDGAPGRWRVEAAAGEDPPQEPGQADTVEEVSDHWVLGLSGKVLPARDRRLLSAFAAHLLALEQREALSQTQRENQQLSQDNIIRTSVLRAVSHDLRTPLAGIKLAVSSLRQTEVTFSPEDEAELLATIEHYADRMDALVGNLLDMSRLSAQMVRPVVGPVGWAEVLPAALHGVPAARVRRDLPPNMPPIDADPGLLERVIANIVENAVKYAPESDILLVGSVGGSGSATISGHPASELRIIDHGLGVPASEVVAMFRPFQRLDDVSYGPHGGSGVGLGLAVAKGFTEIMGGVLEAEETPGGGLTMTIRMPLSTGISRTL from the coding sequence ATGGCGCGCGGCATATTGCGGATCTTCCTGGGGGCGGCCCCCGGCGTGGGCAAAACCTACTCCATGCTGGAGGAAGGACATGCCCAGGCCGCGGCCGGCGTGGACGTGGTGGCCGGGATCGTCCTGGACCACGGACGCGAGGCCACCCGGGCGCAGCTCGACGGGCTGGAAACCATTCCGGCCAGGGCCCTCTCGTACCGCGGCGCAGACTTTGAGGAGCTCGACGTTGCAGCGCTCCTTGCGCGCAAGCCTGCCCTTGCGCTGGTGGACGAATACGCACACAGCAACATCCCGGGGGCGGGCAACGCCAAGCGGTGGCAGGACGTGGAGGAGCTGCTCGACGCCGGCATCGACGTGTACTCCACCGTCAACGTCCAGCACCTGGCCTCCCTGGGAGACGTGGTGGAGGCCATCACCGGGGTCCGGCAGCAGGAAACCATCCCCGACGAGGTGGTGCGCCGGGCCGAACAGATCGAGCTCGTGGACATCCCGCCGGAACTGCTGCGCCAGCGCATGAGTGCCGGCAACGTCTACTCCGCCGACAAGGTGGATGCCGCGCTGGCCAATTACTTCCGCCTGGGCAACCTCACCGCCCTGCGCGAACTGGCCCTGCTGTGGCTGGCAGACCGGGTGGAGGAAGGCGTGGCCGCCTACCGGGCCAGCCACGGCATCGCCGAGAACTGGCCCACGCGCGAACGTGTGGTGGTGGGCCTCTCCGGCGGGGCTGAGGGGGAGGTGCTGCTGCGCCGGGCGGCCCGCATCCTCAGCCGGGTCAGCGGCGGCGAACTGCTGGCCGTGCACGTCCCGCGCGCCGACGGCGTTGCCGGGGACACGCCGTCGGCCCTGGAAGGGCAGCGCCAGCTGGTGACAGACCTGGGCGGCAGCTACCACTCGGTGGGCGGGGATGACCCCGCCGAGGCGCTGCTGGACTTTGCCGGCAACGCCGGGGCCACACAGATCGTGATTGGCTCCTCGCGCCGGAAGCCGCGGCTGGGCTTCCTCATGGGGCCCGGCGTGGGAACCCGGGTGGTGCGCGGGGCCGGCGACATGGACGTGCACATGGTCCCGCACCCGCACAGTGCCGCCGGGGCAGCCGTGCGCAGCCGGGGTGAACTAAACAAGAAACGCGTCGCGGCCGGATTTGTGCTGGCCGTCCTGCTGCCCGTGCTCGTCCAATGGGGCACGGGGCCGCTGAACCTGCAGACCACCATGGTCATCCAGCTGGCCGCAGCCATCGCCACCGCCCTGGTGGGCGGGCTGTGGCCGGCCGTCCTCGCCGCCGTGTGGGGGACGCTGCTGCTGAACTACTTCTCCGCCCCGCCCGTGGGCACCCTGACCATCAACGACCCCGAAAACCTGCTGGCCCTGTTAGTATTCCTCGTGGCAGCCGTGGCTGTGGCGCTCGCCGTGGACCAGTCCGCGAAGCGCTCGCGGGAGGCAGTTCAGGCCGGGGCCGAGGCCGCCACGCTGAGCGAGCTGGCCCGAGGCATTCTTGCCTCACAGGACACCGTCCAGGTGTTCCTGGAGCAGCTCCGGGAACATTTTGGCATGCGCGCGGTGGTGCTTTTTGCGCAGGACGGCGCACCAGGGCGCTGGCGGGTCGAGGCCGCGGCGGGGGAGGACCCGCCGCAGGAGCCGGGGCAGGCAGACACCGTGGAGGAAGTGTCGGACCACTGGGTGCTGGGGCTGTCGGGGAAGGTGCTGCCGGCCCGGGACCGGCGGCTGCTCAGTGCCTTTGCGGCCCACCTGCTCGCACTGGAACAGCGTGAGGCGCTGAGCCAGACGCAGCGGGAGAACCAGCAGCTGAGCCAGGACAACATCATCCGCACCTCCGTGCTGCGGGCCGTCTCCCACGACCTCCGCACCCCGCTGGCCGGGATCAAGCTGGCCGTCAGCAGCCTGCGCCAGACCGAGGTGACGTTCAGCCCCGAGGACGAGGCCGAGCTGCTCGCCACCATTGAGCACTACGCCGACCGCATGGATGCGCTGGTCGGAAACCTGCTGGACATGTCCCGGCTCAGCGCCCAGATGGTTCGGCCGGTTGTTGGCCCGGTGGGCTGGGCGGAAGTGCTGCCCGCGGCGCTGCACGGCGTTCCGGCCGCCCGCGTCCGCCGGGACCTGCCGCCCAACATGCCTCCCATCGACGCCGACCCCGGCCTGTTGGAGCGCGTCATCGCCAACATTGTGGAGAACGCCGTAAAGTACGCCCCCGAATCCGACATCCTGCTGGTGGGTTCCGTGGGCGGCAGCGGCAGCGCCACCATCAGCGGCCACCCCGCCAGCGAACTGCGCATCATCGACCACGGCCTGGGCGTCCCGGCGTCGGAGGTGGTGGCCATGTTCCGTCCCTTCCAGAGGCTCGACGACGTCTCCTACGGTCCGCATGGCGGCTCCGGGGTGGGCCTGGGGCTGGCTGTTGCGAAGGGGTTCACGGAGATCATGGGCGGCGTTCTTGAGGCCGAGGAAACCCCCGGCGGCGGGCTCACCATGACCATCCGGATGCCGCTGTCCACCGGAATTTCCCGCACACTGTGA
- the kdpC gene encoding potassium-transporting ATPase subunit KdpC: MNAYGRQLFTALRFLLCTTLLLGLAYPALVFGLGQLVAPAQANGSIVTSGGKAAGSSLLAQPVTGDKFFYPRPSAVGWDPATSSASNLGPNQAALVEAMAKNRAEVAAREKVAPDAVPIDAVTASGSGLDPDISPAYAALQVARVAAANGLSEAAVKELVAQNTSTGVNAFLGQPSVNTTTLNYSLEAGRKSAAGLRE, translated from the coding sequence ATGAACGCCTACGGACGCCAACTCTTCACGGCTTTGCGGTTCCTTCTCTGCACCACCCTGCTGCTGGGCCTGGCCTACCCTGCCCTGGTCTTTGGCCTGGGCCAGCTCGTGGCCCCGGCCCAGGCCAACGGCTCCATCGTCACCTCCGGCGGCAAGGCTGCAGGGTCGTCACTGCTGGCGCAGCCGGTCACGGGGGACAAGTTCTTTTACCCGCGGCCCTCGGCTGTGGGCTGGGACCCCGCGACGTCGTCGGCCAGCAACCTTGGCCCCAACCAGGCCGCCCTGGTGGAGGCCATGGCCAAGAACCGGGCAGAAGTGGCGGCCAGGGAGAAGGTTGCCCCGGACGCCGTGCCCATCGACGCCGTCACGGCCAGCGGTTCCGGGCTGGACCCGGACATCTCCCCGGCCTACGCCGCCTTGCAGGTGGCGCGGGTTGCGGCCGCCAACGGCCTCAGCGAGGCTGCCGTGAAGGAATTGGTTGCACAGAACACGAGCACAGGGGTGAACGCCTTCCTGGGCCAGCCCTCCGTCAACACCACAACCCTGAACTACTCCCTGGAAGCTGGGCGGAAATCAGCCGCCGGCCTGCGAGAATAA
- a CDS encoding DEAD/DEAH box helicase, which yields MNEDILTMPENLTDNAPAVEEEENTTTFADLGIDGRVLSALSDVGYEKPSPIQAATIPLLLEGRDVVGLAQTGTGKTAAFAVPALSRMAELMDLNGPTKDTQILVLAPTRELALQVAEAFTSYAKYMDNFSVLPVYGGSAYGPQLAGLRRGAQVVVGTPGRVIDHLSKGSLDLSNLQYLVLDEADEMLRMGFAEDVEQILSQTPAEKQVALFSATMPGQIRRISKQYLNNPAEVTVKSKTTTGANTRQRYLQVMGPHKLDALTRVLEVEEFEGVIAFVRTKMATEDLADKLKARGFQAAAINGDIPQQQRERTVEALRSGKIDILVATDVAARGLDVERITHVINYDIPHDTESYVHRIGRTGRAGRSGDAILFMTPREKYLLRAIEKATRQPVDQMHLPSAETINSLRLGKFAEKITETLASQDVAKFRDLIASYEEEHDVPAAEIAAALAVMAQGGQPLLVNDLPAAPEYQKRERSKDGFGSRGPTRALTEGNATYRISVGRRQRVMPGSIVGAIANEGGLSSSQIGGIDIRSDHTLVELPAELSKDQWRALSKTRISGELINLELDKGRRPSGGGAPYKGREDRGDRGQGGFKKKFDGDRGGFRPDRGSDRGQDRNDRGQGHTGHGGGDRRPRHEGGSNYNAKGKW from the coding sequence ATGAATGAGGACATTTTGACCATGCCCGAAAACTTGACCGACAACGCACCTGCTGTCGAAGAAGAAGAAAACACCACAACTTTTGCCGATCTGGGCATTGACGGCCGCGTGCTGTCCGCCCTGAGCGACGTTGGCTACGAGAAGCCGTCCCCCATCCAGGCCGCAACCATTCCGTTGCTGCTGGAAGGCCGCGACGTTGTTGGTTTGGCCCAGACCGGTACCGGTAAGACGGCAGCATTCGCCGTTCCTGCCCTGTCCCGCATGGCCGAGCTGATGGACCTCAACGGCCCCACCAAGGACACCCAGATCCTGGTTCTGGCCCCGACCCGTGAGCTGGCCCTGCAGGTTGCCGAGGCCTTCACTTCGTACGCCAAGTACATGGACAACTTCTCCGTGCTCCCCGTTTACGGTGGCTCGGCCTACGGCCCGCAGCTGGCTGGCCTGCGCCGCGGCGCCCAGGTTGTTGTCGGTACCCCCGGCCGTGTCATCGACCACCTCTCCAAGGGGTCCCTGGACCTGTCCAACCTGCAGTACCTGGTGCTGGATGAGGCTGACGAAATGCTCCGCATGGGCTTCGCCGAAGACGTTGAGCAGATCCTGTCCCAGACCCCGGCCGAGAAGCAGGTTGCCCTGTTCTCCGCCACGATGCCTGGCCAGATCCGTCGCATCTCCAAGCAGTACCTGAACAACCCGGCAGAGGTTACGGTCAAGTCCAAGACCACCACCGGCGCCAACACCCGCCAGCGCTACCTGCAGGTCATGGGCCCGCACAAGCTGGATGCACTGACCCGCGTCCTCGAAGTTGAAGAGTTTGAAGGCGTCATCGCGTTCGTGCGCACCAAGATGGCCACCGAAGACCTTGCCGACAAGCTGAAGGCGCGCGGCTTCCAGGCTGCCGCCATCAACGGCGACATCCCCCAGCAGCAGCGCGAGCGCACCGTTGAAGCACTGCGCAGCGGCAAGATCGACATCCTGGTTGCCACGGACGTTGCCGCACGCGGCCTGGACGTTGAGCGCATCACCCACGTGATCAACTACGACATCCCGCACGACACCGAGTCCTACGTGCACCGCATCGGCCGCACGGGCCGCGCCGGCCGCTCGGGTGACGCGATTCTGTTCATGACGCCCCGTGAGAAGTACCTGCTACGCGCCATCGAAAAGGCCACCCGCCAGCCGGTTGACCAGATGCACCTGCCGTCCGCAGAGACCATCAACTCGCTGCGCCTCGGCAAGTTCGCCGAGAAGATCACCGAAACCCTGGCCAGCCAGGACGTTGCCAAATTCCGCGACCTGATTGCCTCCTATGAGGAGGAGCACGACGTTCCGGCTGCAGAAATCGCAGCAGCGTTGGCCGTCATGGCGCAGGGCGGGCAGCCGCTGCTGGTCAATGACCTGCCGGCAGCGCCGGAATACCAGAAGCGCGAACGCTCCAAGGACGGCTTCGGCTCACGCGGCCCGACCCGCGCCCTGACCGAGGGCAATGCCACCTACCGCATCTCGGTGGGTCGCCGCCAGCGCGTCATGCCCGGCTCCATCGTGGGTGCCATTGCCAACGAAGGCGGCCTGTCCTCCTCGCAGATCGGTGGCATTGACATTCGCTCCGACCACACCCTGGTTGAGCTGCCCGCCGAGCTGAGCAAGGACCAGTGGCGTGCCCTGAGCAAGACCCGCATCAGCGGCGAGCTCATCAACCTCGAGCTGGACAAGGGCCGTCGCCCCTCCGGCGGCGGTGCTCCGTACAAGGGCCGTGAAGACCGCGGTGACCGCGGCCAGGGCGGTTTCAAGAAGAAGTTCGACGGCGACCGTGGCGGCTTCCGCCCGGATCGCGGTTCGGACCGCGGCCAGGACCGCAACGACCGCGGCCAGGGCCACACCGGCCACGGCGGCGGCGACCGCCGTCCCCGCCACGAAGGCGGCTCGAACTACAACGCCAAGGGCAAGTGGTAA
- a CDS encoding response regulator, whose product MTTVLIVDDEPQILRALQINLHAHGYTVVPAPNGTTALAAAQTQAIDVVVLDLGLPDMDGLDVIAGLRGWTEVPIIVLSARHGSHDKVEALDAGADDYVTKPFGLDELLARLRAATRRAGPQTAEPLVETAEFTVDLANKQVLRAGEAVRMTPTEWSVLELLVRNPGRLVSQQQILTEVWGPAYAKETHYLRVYMGQLRRKLERDPAAPVHLLTEAGMGYRFSP is encoded by the coding sequence ATGACCACCGTGCTGATTGTTGACGACGAACCCCAGATCCTGCGCGCCCTGCAGATCAATCTGCACGCCCACGGCTACACAGTCGTTCCGGCGCCCAACGGGACCACCGCCCTGGCCGCCGCGCAAACACAGGCGATTGACGTCGTCGTGCTTGACCTTGGGCTGCCGGACATGGACGGGCTGGACGTCATTGCCGGGCTGCGGGGGTGGACCGAGGTGCCGATCATCGTGCTCTCGGCCAGGCACGGCAGCCACGACAAGGTGGAGGCGCTCGACGCCGGTGCGGACGACTATGTGACGAAGCCCTTTGGGCTCGACGAGCTGCTGGCACGGCTGCGGGCTGCGACGCGGCGGGCCGGGCCGCAGACTGCCGAACCCCTGGTGGAGACGGCGGAGTTCACGGTGGACCTGGCCAACAAGCAGGTGCTGCGGGCAGGGGAGGCGGTGCGCATGACGCCAACGGAGTGGAGCGTGCTGGAGCTGCTGGTGCGCAACCCGGGTCGCCTGGTCAGCCAGCAGCAGATCCTCACCGAGGTGTGGGGGCCGGCGTACGCGAAGGAGACCCACTACCTGCGCGTGTACATGGGGCAGCTGCGCCGGAAGCTGGAGCGCGACCCCGCCGCGCCCGTGCACCTGCTGACGGAGGCGGGCATGGGCTACAGGTTTTCGCCCTGA
- the kdpB gene encoding potassium-transporting ATPase subunit KdpB: MNPTNTLAALPLAFRKLNPRQMVHSPVMFTVLIGSMVCTAVSIQQLATGSTTAVFSIIVTVWLWLTVLFGNLSEAIAEGRGKAQADSLRAARTSVMARRRTRALMPAGGSGAGRDGDAEAGHDEELVPGTDLKVGDIVICEAGDLIPGDGDVIEGLASVDESAITGESAPVIRESGGDRSSVTGGTMVLSDRIVIRITAASGKTFLDRMISLVEGATRQKTPNEIALNVLLASLTIVFVVCAMTLAPMANFANALPTPVVLVALLVCLIPTTIGALVPAIGISGMDRLIQRNVLATSGRAVETAGDITTLLLDKTGTITYGNRRAVAFLAADGVDRQLLIDSARLSSLADETPEGRSIVDLAVELAGGAGEVPGLDATATLTPEVEVIEFSAVTRMSGLNLPAGHPANPTPAVLEVRKGAASAVERYVKERGGFLPQKLQEAVLKISGTGGTPLLVSTYGGGRAQVLGVIHLADVVKPGMKERFAELRAMGIKTIMITGDNKITAAAIAAEAGVDDFVAEATPEDKLAVIKAEQEAGRLVAMTGDGTNDAPALAAADVGVAMNSGTSAAKEAANMVDLDSDPTKLIDIVGIGKQLLITRGSLTTFSVANDVAKYFAIVPALFAATFPGLGLLNIMGLASPESAILSAVIFNAVIIVLLVPLALRGVKYRAVSAAKALSRNLLIFGLGGVIAPFIGIKLIDLLVSLIPTIGN; encoded by the coding sequence ATGAACCCCACCAACACCCTTGCCGCACTGCCGCTGGCGTTCCGCAAGCTGAACCCCCGCCAAATGGTCCACTCGCCCGTCATGTTTACGGTGCTGATCGGCTCCATGGTCTGCACAGCCGTGAGCATCCAGCAGCTGGCCACGGGCTCAACCACGGCCGTCTTCTCCATCATCGTCACGGTGTGGCTCTGGCTGACCGTGCTGTTTGGCAACCTGTCCGAGGCCATTGCCGAGGGGCGCGGCAAGGCGCAGGCCGACAGCCTCCGCGCCGCCCGCACCTCGGTCATGGCACGACGCCGGACCCGGGCCCTGATGCCGGCCGGTGGGTCAGGCGCGGGCCGGGACGGTGACGCCGAGGCCGGGCATGACGAGGAGCTGGTCCCCGGCACCGACCTCAAGGTGGGCGACATTGTCATCTGCGAGGCGGGGGACCTCATCCCCGGCGACGGGGACGTCATCGAAGGCCTGGCCAGTGTGGACGAGTCCGCCATCACCGGCGAATCCGCGCCCGTCATCCGCGAATCCGGCGGGGACAGAAGCTCCGTCACGGGCGGCACCATGGTGCTCTCGGACCGGATCGTCATCCGCATCACCGCGGCCAGCGGCAAGACTTTCCTGGACCGGATGATCTCCCTGGTGGAGGGCGCCACCCGGCAAAAGACGCCCAATGAGATCGCGTTGAACGTGTTGCTGGCCTCGCTGACCATCGTGTTCGTGGTCTGTGCCATGACGCTGGCCCCCATGGCGAACTTCGCCAACGCCCTGCCCACCCCCGTGGTGCTGGTGGCGCTGCTGGTCTGCCTGATCCCCACCACCATCGGCGCCCTGGTTCCGGCCATCGGTATCTCCGGCATGGACCGGCTGATCCAGCGCAACGTCCTGGCCACCTCCGGCCGGGCGGTGGAAACCGCCGGTGACATCACCACCCTCCTGCTCGACAAGACCGGCACCATCACCTATGGCAACCGCCGTGCCGTTGCCTTCCTGGCGGCCGACGGCGTGGACCGCCAGCTGCTCATCGATTCGGCACGCCTGTCCTCGCTGGCGGACGAGACACCCGAGGGCCGCTCCATTGTCGACCTGGCAGTGGAGCTGGCCGGGGGCGCCGGGGAGGTGCCGGGCCTGGACGCAACGGCAACGCTCACACCGGAGGTGGAGGTCATCGAGTTCAGCGCCGTGACCCGCATGAGCGGGCTGAACCTGCCCGCGGGCCATCCCGCCAACCCAACCCCGGCGGTCCTTGAGGTGCGCAAGGGGGCGGCGTCCGCCGTCGAACGCTATGTGAAGGAGCGCGGCGGGTTCCTGCCGCAGAAACTTCAAGAGGCGGTCCTGAAGATTTCCGGGACCGGCGGCACCCCGCTGCTGGTGTCCACGTACGGCGGCGGTCGTGCGCAGGTTCTTGGCGTCATCCACCTGGCGGATGTGGTCAAGCCCGGCATGAAGGAACGGTTCGCCGAACTGCGGGCCATGGGTATCAAGACCATCATGATCACCGGCGACAACAAGATCACCGCCGCCGCCATTGCCGCCGAAGCCGGGGTGGACGACTTCGTTGCCGAGGCCACCCCGGAGGACAAGCTGGCAGTGATCAAGGCCGAACAGGAGGCCGGGCGCCTGGTAGCCATGACGGGGGACGGCACCAACGATGCGCCCGCCCTGGCCGCGGCGGATGTAGGTGTGGCCATGAATTCGGGCACCAGTGCGGCCAAGGAAGCGGCCAACATGGTGGATTTGGATTCGGACCCCACCAAGCTCATTGACATTGTGGGCATCGGCAAGCAGCTGCTGATCACGCGCGGATCGCTGACCACTTTTTCGGTGGCGAACGACGTGGCCAAGTACTTTGCCATTGTGCCGGCCCTGTTTGCCGCAACGTTCCCGGGGCTGGGGCTGTTGAACATCATGGGGCTGGCGTCGCCCGAGAGCGCCATCCTCTCCGCCGTCATCTTCAACGCCGTCATCATTGTCCTGCTGGTGCCGCTGGCGCTGCGCGGCGTGAAGTACCGGGCGGTCTCGGCGGCCAAGGCACTGTCCCGGAACCTGCTCATCTTTGGCCTGGGCGGCGTCATTGCCCCGTTCATTGGCATCAAGCTCATCGACCTGCTGGTCTCCCTCATCCCCACGATTGGTAACTGA